The Methanoregula sp. UBA64 genome contains the following window.
ATGGCCGTGCGCCATGACCGGGGCTGCGGCATGCCTTGCCGGTTTCGAAGGGATCCATGTGGTTATCCACGGGTCGAGCGGCTGCTACTATTACCCCTCGACCCTGATCGGCGCCCCGCTCTACGGGACGTTTATCCTTGAAAACGAAGTTGTGTTCGGATCTGGCGACCGCTTAAAAGAGGTGATCGGCGACCTGTCAGGCAAAGGCGGCAGGATTGCCGTGATCACGACCTGTGTCCCGTCAGTCATGGGCGAGGACATCTCCGCGATCCTGCCGGAGAACGATATCATCCTTGTCGACAGCCCCGGTTTTGCCGGTGAACTCGAGACAGGATACCGGGCGGCACTGGCGGCACTCAGTCCTAAAGTCGACCCGAAGCGCAAAGGGGTCAACATCGACGGGGTCTCCCTCTCCGATCCGTTCCACAAGGGAAACATTGCAGAGGTCACGCGCCTGCTGCGCATGGCCGGCATCCCGGTCGGCACGGTCTTCTGCCGGGACTGGGCGGAGATGGCGGCACACGCGGCCCCGTTCACTATCGGGACAAACGCGGACTTTGCTTCCGGCGTAGGAAACTCACTTGGCGGAACCCTCGGGATACCCGCGCTCCGCGCCACGTTCGAACAACTGGAGCGCGAACTCCCCGAAGCCGACGCTTCACGGGTCTTTGAAGAGCTCGATCTTGCGGAAGGGCGGGTCATCGGGGTATGCGACCGGTTCCTCCGGCGCCATACCCCGCCTTCCGTTGCGATCTTTGCCGGGGCAGCCTATGCGGATTATGCCGCAGAAACGCTCAAAGCCTACCTCGATGCCGAGATCCGTTTTGTGGGGACAAGGAACGAACCCCCGGCCGGCAAAAAAACAGGGTACCGCAGGGAAAAGGCAAACGATCTCGGCGTGGTTGCAGAACGGATCCGGGAGGCTGCCCCGGATCTCGTGATCGGCTCCGCGTTCGAGCAACCGGTCTGCCCCGGTGCGGCATTCGTCGGGCTCATCCCCCCGCTCCAGGACCGTGTCCGTCTCACGTATCCCCCGCTTGCAGGTACCGAAGGTACGCTCCGGTTCGTGGAGGAGATACTCAATACCTGCATGGACCGTGTTAAACGCCGGAGTGTCCCGGAACGCTGACCTGCCCCTGAATCTCCGGGCATATCCTCTTCTTCGTCGATCCTTCACTTTCACCCCGCGCACGGTCCCGGGTTATATACCCGGTTTCCCAGATGCGTTACTACGACAAAAAGGTGGTCGTGTATGATGCAGAAAGCAGGCTATATCCAGCGGACAGGATGCAGGGCAGTCGACCGTGACGGTAGTCTCCACGAAGTCGTGGAACTGCATGTCCTGGGCACCCGGTATGCTATCCGGCTGGACGATCTCGTGAAGGGAATTGCCGGCCGTCAGGTTGCCGTGCAGGTGGACACACTCGTCCGCGAGTGGAACTACTACCTTGGGACAACCTGCGGTATGGGCCAGGTCTCGGCTTCGGGGAAAGCGCTCAACATCGAGCTCTTCGAAGCGGGAAATTTCACCATCTCGCTTCTGGCCCTCCGTTCGATTCTCTTTGGCCGGGAGCGCACCGCACCCGTGGCACGCATCCCCGAGCAGCCGGCATCCCCGGTCTGGAAAGCCCGCCGGGGCGATGTCCAGCAGCAGATCGTGGCCCTCGTCTGATATCACGCACCCTTTTTTTGTCGCCCTCTCACCTTTTTTTCTCCCACGCTTCACGGGGATACATCCCGGATTCCCGTATGCAACATTAATACCCCTCAAAGGAGACCTGTACATGAGAAAACGGGGATTATCGGTCTATAGGTTCATACCACCCCCGCTGTTTCATACGGAGATCATCAATGAGCAAACCAGACGATGCCCTCTATAAGGAACTCCTCGATCACCAGCAGGACCTGCTGGTCAAGTTCAGCCCCGAGGGGCGTCTTTTGTTTGTAAACAGGGCCTACTGCGAGGCAATGGGGAAGACCGCCGAGGATCTTGTCGGAAGCGTGTTTATGCCGACGGATGACGAGCGTTACGCAGACGCCCTTGCAACAAAGATGACAAGCCTCTTTCGCCCGCCGCATACCTGCATCGTGGAGCAGTGGATCAGTTCCCGGAAAGGGCCCCGGTGCATCAGCTGGTCGGCACGGTCGGTTGTTGACAAAGACGGGAATGTCGCATCCATCGTTGCCTCAGGCCGCGATGTGACAGAATTAAAAAAAGCGCGCCGGACCACAACGCACCGCGACGAACACCTCATGCTCCTTATCGAGAGCGGTACCCCGATGTATTACACGCACAGCCCCGAACACAACCTGCTGTACGTGAGCCCCCGAATCCGGGCCATGCTCGGCTATACCCCGGGGACCGGCAAACGGGCATGGACTGATTTTCTCACCGACCACCCCTTTAATGCACAAGGGCTCGAGCGAACCCTCAGGGCGATCGCTTCCGGCCGGCGCGAACCGCCGTACCGGCTCGAGATGGCAAAAAAGGATGGCGGCCGGATCTGGGTGGAAGTCGACGAGATCCCGGTGATAAAGAACGGGAAAACCATTGCAATTGCGGGCTCCCTGGTCGATGTGACCGCGAAGATGAAGGTGGAAGAGGGACTTGCTGAAGCCGAGATCCTCATCAAGGAGTATAAAGGACACAATGGCACAGCCGATGAAAACGGTCCGCTGGCTGCGCTGAAATCCATCTTTGCCCCCAAAAAAGCCAAAAGCGACGAAGAACTCCCTTCGGAGTTCCCCGATGGCTTAAAGTAATTTTTTTAATTGCCGGTAATTCCCGGCTACCTGCCCGCCGAGGACCCAGTGCCCCGGGACACTGGTTACTCCCCGGTGTTCCCGGCAGGGAACCGGATATTCCCTCTTAAAAAAACAAAAAAGTCTTATTTCCCTTTCTTCACGCACTCTGCGATATAGGACCCGGCTTTTGACGTCCCCGCAGTCCCGCCGAGGTCTTTGGTGACAACGCCGTCCCTGATACTCTTTTCAATGGCAAGGACAACCGCCTCTGCTGCCTTGTGCTCGCCAAGGTGGTCAAGGAGGAGCGAGCCGGCCCAGATGGTTGCGATCGGGTCTGCAACGTCCATCCCTTTATACTTCGGCGCCGACCCGTGGATCGGCTCGAACATCGAGGTTCCCTTCGGGTTGATATTCCCGCCCGGGGCAAGCCCGAGGCCACCCTGGATCATGGCCCCGAGATCGGTGATGATGTCGCCGAACATGTTGGGCGTGACAACCACATCGAACCACTCCGGGTTCTTGACAAACCACATCGTGACTGCATCGACGAAGTTGAAGTCGGTGGCAACCTTGGGGTACTTCTTTGCGGTCTCGTTGAAGACGTCCCGCCAGAGCCCGTACACATCGGAGAGTACGTTTGCCTTGTCGACCGAGGTAAGCTTTTTGCGGCGCTGCATGGCAAGGTCAAAGGCATAAGTCTGGACCCGGCGCGATCCTTCCTTTGTCACGACGCCGATCTGGTACGCAAGTTCCTCGGCATCGGTCTCGATATCGAGCCCGAACTTCACGTTGTAGAGGTCGCGGACAACAGAGAGTTCGGTCTTCTGGTGCTTTTTGAACCGGGAGCCGATACCCACATAGAAGTCCTCGGTATTCTCCCGCACCACGACAAAATCGATGTCCTTTGAGGTCTTGTTTGCAAGCGGCGTCTCGACCCCTTCGAGGAGCCGGATAGGCCGGAGGTTCACGTACTGGTCGAACGAGAACCGGAGGGCAAGGAGGATCCCTTTCTCAAGGATGCCCGGGGCTACCCGGGGGTCCCCGATGGCACCGAAGTAAATGGCCTTGAATTTCTTAAGCTCTGCAAGGTCGTTTTCGGTTAAAAGCTCCTTTGTCCTTAAGTAACGGTCCGCCCCGATATCGAAATCCGTCCATTCGATATCGAAGTTATACCGTTCCCCTGCTGCTTCGAGTACTTTCTTTCCTTCGGCCACGATCTCCGGGCCGATCCCGTCCCCGCCTATTGCTGCGACTTTGTACATCCCGGCACCTCCTTTAACCCTTTCGCGTATTCGACAAGTCCCCCGGCATCGGCAATCTTCTGCATAAAGGGAGGCACCGGCTCAATGGCCAGTTTCTTTCCTCCGGCCTCCACGTATCCCTCCTTCAGGTGAAGGGTGACGTTCGCACCGTCGGCGATGGTATTGGCTTTCGGGCAGACCACCGGAAGGACCCCGGTGTTGATGGAGTTCCTGAAGAAGATCCGGGCAAACGACTGCGCCAGCACCACGTGTATTCCGCTCCCGATAAGGGCGAGCGGGGCATGTTCCCGCGACGAACCGCACCCGAAGTTCTTCCCGCCGACCACCACGTCGCCGGCCTTTACCTTCTTTGCAAACTCGTCCCGGGTCCCCTCAAAGGCGTGTCTGGAGAGTTCTTCCGGGGTGTTGAGCACCAGGAACCGTCCCGGGATGATCGCATCGGTGTCGATATTATCGCCGAACTTCCAGGCCCTTCCTCCGGTTGCCACGGGAGTTTTTGCCTGTTTTGCACCCTTACCCTTTACCGCTGCTGCTTTCTTTGCTGCCATTGCTCACACCTCCCTCGGGTCGGCGATCTCGCCCTTGATCGCGCTTGCCGCTGCCGTTGCGGGCGAACAGAGGTATACCTTCCCTTCTGTACTCCCCTGCCGGCCCTTGAAGTTCCGGTTCGATGTGGAGAGCGAGACCTCGCCCGGCGCAATCAGGCCAAACGACCCGCCCATGCAGGGCCCGCAGCAGGGCGCTTCCACGAGCGCTCCTGCCTTCACGAACTTTTCTACCAGCCCGTGTTCGAGCGCTTTGAGGTATTCGTCCCGGGATGCAGGGATGACGAGCACCCGGACCTTCGGGGAAAACTTCTTCTTGCCCAGCACCTCTGCCGCCTCTGCAAGATCCTCGTACCTGCCGTTCGTGCACGAACCGATGAAGACCTGGTCGATGTGGGTTCCCTCGACTTTACCCACCGGTACACCCGTGTCCACATTGTGAGGGATGGCGACCTGTGGTTCGAGATCGGAGACATTATAGGTCCGCTTCTCCGCGTACTTCGCATCGGCGTCGCTTGCGAGTGCGAACGGCTTCATCTTCCGCCTGCCCTTCATATACTCCCACGTTATCTTGTCGGGAGGAACGATCCCGGCCTTTGCGCCCATCT
Protein-coding sequences here:
- a CDS encoding nitrogenase component 1, with the translated sequence MPECGTPLWPCAMTGAAACLAGFEGIHVVIHGSSGCYYYPSTLIGAPLYGTFILENEVVFGSGDRLKEVIGDLSGKGGRIAVITTCVPSVMGEDISAILPENDIILVDSPGFAGELETGYRAALAALSPKVDPKRKGVNIDGVSLSDPFHKGNIAEVTRLLRMAGIPVGTVFCRDWAEMAAHAAPFTIGTNADFASGVGNSLGGTLGIPALRATFEQLERELPEADASRVFEELDLAEGRVIGVCDRFLRRHTPPSVAIFAGAAYADYAAETLKAYLDAEIRFVGTRNEPPAGKKTGYRREKANDLGVVAERIREAAPDLVIGSAFEQPVCPGAAFVGLIPPLQDRVRLTYPPLAGTEGTLRFVEEILNTCMDRVKRRSVPER
- a CDS encoding 3-isopropylmalate dehydratase small subunit; its protein translation is MAAKKAAAVKGKGAKQAKTPVATGGRAWKFGDNIDTDAIIPGRFLVLNTPEELSRHAFEGTRDEFAKKVKAGDVVVGGKNFGCGSSREHAPLALIGSGIHVVLAQSFARIFFRNSINTGVLPVVCPKANTIADGANVTLHLKEGYVEAGGKKLAIEPVPPFMQKIADAGGLVEYAKGLKEVPGCTKSQQ
- a CDS encoding isocitrate/isopropylmalate dehydrogenase family protein; translation: MYKVAAIGGDGIGPEIVAEGKKVLEAAGERYNFDIEWTDFDIGADRYLRTKELLTENDLAELKKFKAIYFGAIGDPRVAPGILEKGILLALRFSFDQYVNLRPIRLLEGVETPLANKTSKDIDFVVVRENTEDFYVGIGSRFKKHQKTELSVVRDLYNVKFGLDIETDAEELAYQIGVVTKEGSRRVQTYAFDLAMQRRKKLTSVDKANVLSDVYGLWRDVFNETAKKYPKVATDFNFVDAVTMWFVKNPEWFDVVVTPNMFGDIITDLGAMIQGGLGLAPGGNINPKGTSMFEPIHGSAPKYKGMDVADPIATIWAGSLLLDHLGEHKAAEAVVLAIEKSIRDGVVTKDLGGTAGTSKAGSYIAECVKKGK
- a CDS encoding PAS domain-containing protein; the encoded protein is MSKPDDALYKELLDHQQDLLVKFSPEGRLLFVNRAYCEAMGKTAEDLVGSVFMPTDDERYADALATKMTSLFRPPHTCIVEQWISSRKGPRCISWSARSVVDKDGNVASIVASGRDVTELKKARRTTTHRDEHLMLLIESGTPMYYTHSPEHNLLYVSPRIRAMLGYTPGTGKRAWTDFLTDHPFNAQGLERTLRAIASGRREPPYRLEMAKKDGGRIWVEVDEIPVIKNGKTIAIAGSLVDVTAKMKVEEGLAEAEILIKEYKGHNGTADENGPLAALKSIFAPKKAKSDEELPSEFPDGLK